A single region of the Desulfovibrio inopinatus DSM 10711 genome encodes:
- a CDS encoding DUF465 domain-containing protein, with translation MEQRDLDLIAKIVDENAELKGLYEEHIQFEKILEKYESKPFLTPEEDLEVKELKKKKLAGKTEMMSLLEQYRKAEAN, from the coding sequence ATGGAACAACGCGATCTGGATCTTATCGCCAAAATCGTTGATGAGAACGCGGAACTCAAGGGCCTGTATGAAGAGCACATCCAGTTCGAAAAGATCCTTGAAAAGTACGAAAGCAAGCCTTTCCTCACTCCTGAAGAAGACCTTGAAGTCAAGGAACTGAAGAAAAAGAAACTTGCTGGCAAAACTGAAATGATGAGTCTTTTGGAACAATACCGCAAGGCGGAGGCGAACTAA
- a CDS encoding DUF167 domain-containing protein: MSTLDTENTTARPSFVSRNTDGRVVLRVVVSPNAKKNGIVGLHQDRLKIRLNAPAVDNKANKALVAFIANLFHVSKNKVTIVQGQLSRQKTLHVVSNTEPNWADLAPFAN, translated from the coding sequence ATGAGTACATTAGACACAGAAAATACAACAGCGCGACCTTCCTTCGTCAGCAGAAATACTGACGGACGTGTTGTTCTGCGCGTTGTTGTCTCTCCCAATGCCAAAAAAAATGGGATTGTCGGTCTGCACCAAGATCGGCTTAAAATCCGACTCAATGCTCCTGCCGTAGACAATAAGGCGAATAAAGCGCTTGTCGCTTTTATCGCGAATCTTTTCCACGTTTCAAAGAATAAGGTGACTATTGTGCAAGGACAATTGTCACGACAAAAGACCTTGCACGTTGTTTCCAATACGGAACCGAATTGGGCCGATTTGGCCCCTTTCGCTAATTAA
- a CDS encoding YggT family protein has translation MEIIGNFFDALAYVISIVLNLYFWIVIISALLSWVRPDPYNPIVRFLYAVTEPVYRRIRSLMPFIVISGFDLSPIVVIIVIQFLQIFLVNTLRSLAV, from the coding sequence ATGGAGATCATCGGCAATTTTTTCGACGCTTTGGCTTACGTTATTAGCATCGTTCTTAATTTATATTTTTGGATTGTCATCATTTCGGCTCTGCTCTCCTGGGTACGTCCCGACCCGTACAATCCGATTGTTCGTTTTTTGTATGCTGTCACCGAACCGGTCTATAGGCGTATCCGGAGCCTTATGCCGTTTATCGTTATAAGCGGTTTTGACCTTTCTCCCATTGTGGTGATTATCGTCATCCAGTTTCTGCAGATTTTTCTTGTCAACACGCTACGTTCACTAGCTGTATAG
- a CDS encoding HAD family hydrolase, with amino-acid sequence MYVCNPLATPDFLKNLKGVIFDCDGVLFNSLDANRQYYNLVRQRLGFLPMTPDEEAYVHVHTVKESLAYILPADKLAEADEVRQDIDYREIVPYMHMEEGLLPVLNLLRAKNIKMAINTNRTNTMELLLTMFDLEGYFFPVITSIKVSRSKPNPEGVHRILEAWKLERDEVGYIGDSHIDQETAQAAGVMFWSFKNPELSAQMHIPGFISLKQCLQHALS; translated from the coding sequence ATGTACGTGTGCAATCCCTTAGCGACACCTGATTTTCTCAAAAATCTCAAAGGCGTTATTTTTGATTGTGACGGTGTTTTGTTTAATTCTCTGGATGCCAATCGGCAATATTATAATCTTGTACGACAACGTTTGGGTTTTTTACCCATGACACCGGACGAAGAAGCATACGTTCATGTTCATACCGTCAAAGAATCTCTCGCGTATATATTACCTGCGGATAAGCTTGCTGAAGCTGATGAAGTCCGCCAAGATATCGATTATAGAGAGATTGTACCGTATATGCACATGGAGGAGGGCTTGCTTCCGGTTCTCAATCTATTGCGTGCCAAAAATATTAAAATGGCTATCAATACAAACCGGACAAACACCATGGAATTGCTCTTAACGATGTTTGATCTGGAAGGGTATTTTTTCCCCGTGATTACATCGATAAAAGTTTCTCGCTCCAAACCAAATCCAGAGGGAGTTCATCGCATTCTTGAAGCCTGGAAACTTGAACGTGACGAGGTCGGATATATCGGTGATTCGCATATTGATCAGGAGACAGCGCAAGCTGCTGGAGTCATGTTTTGGTCGTTCAAGAATCCTGAACTTTCGGCACAAATGCATATACCTGGTTTTATAAGCCTTAAACAGTGTTTACAACACGCATTGTCGTAA
- a CDS encoding twin-arginine translocase TatA/TatE family subunit has protein sequence MGGIGFPELIVILVIVLIIFGANKLPEIGQGMGRAIKNFKKATNEPEEIDVTPKKDNAENKDS, from the coding sequence ATAGGTGGAATCGGGTTTCCTGAATTAATCGTCATTTTAGTTATTGTGCTCATTATCTTCGGCGCCAACAAGCTTCCCGAAATTGGGCAAGGCATGGGCCGTGCCATTAAAAATTTCAAAAAGGCGACCAATGAGCCCGAAGAAATTGATGTTACACCCAAAAAGGATAACGCCGAAAACAAAGACAGCTAA
- a CDS encoding N-acetylmuramoyl-L-alanine amidase, protein MMNLRRRHLLAVLATALGSGVISPRLLFAVTGNILGFQSSKEDKKKHDANAKNIATLKQAVAQNQRDFRAWSLLGQAYVAAGDTTQALVAYRQALRLNPNDARVRMMAEMLSLYSDGQNTTTAPAISTLQRQAEAERQAAKERLTSRRSDQQARRYRIVVDPGHGGPDTGCVGKKGLQEKDVCLDIALRVARALSSTTFDVFLTRTADFHLTFFQRALLASLYQADVFVSIHASAIANPQGRGLWAFSYDTAGRTEMDRQTAKQENKSWKYDLGKKMAKPTSLSDIESFLQAPLTCLSGRIGMGTTTLKESFFAHVPQGLPFDEQGRGAGPFQMLKPLPMTALVLECGFVGNNSDEQILMRADKRNAVAEGVAAGIVGALTGKRKS, encoded by the coding sequence ATGATGAATTTGCGTCGTCGTCATCTTCTCGCCGTGTTGGCCACTGCTTTAGGAAGTGGGGTGATTTCGCCACGTCTTCTTTTTGCCGTCACAGGGAATATTCTTGGTTTCCAGTCTTCAAAAGAAGACAAAAAAAAGCACGATGCCAATGCCAAAAATATTGCGACTTTAAAGCAAGCTGTTGCTCAAAATCAGCGTGATTTTCGTGCATGGTCTTTATTAGGTCAAGCATATGTGGCTGCAGGTGATACGACACAAGCTCTCGTTGCATATCGGCAGGCACTTCGTCTCAATCCCAATGATGCTCGCGTGCGCATGATGGCGGAAATGCTGTCATTATATTCCGATGGGCAAAATACGACAACAGCGCCTGCTATCTCTACATTACAGCGCCAAGCTGAAGCCGAACGTCAAGCTGCGAAAGAGCGTTTGACGTCAAGAAGGTCTGATCAGCAAGCACGTCGGTATCGGATTGTTGTCGATCCTGGCCATGGTGGACCTGATACCGGGTGTGTTGGGAAGAAAGGGCTTCAGGAAAAGGATGTTTGCTTGGATATTGCGTTGCGTGTGGCGCGCGCGTTGTCTTCCACAACGTTTGATGTGTTCCTTACCCGTACAGCCGATTTCCACCTGACATTTTTCCAGCGTGCGCTTTTAGCCAGTTTGTACCAGGCGGACGTGTTTGTTTCTATTCATGCGTCGGCGATAGCAAATCCTCAGGGGCGTGGACTGTGGGCATTTTCCTACGACACGGCAGGACGCACGGAGATGGATCGCCAGACGGCAAAACAAGAAAACAAATCGTGGAAGTACGATCTTGGAAAGAAAATGGCGAAGCCGACATCATTGTCCGATATCGAGTCGTTTCTTCAGGCGCCTTTGACATGCCTGAGTGGCCGAATCGGAATGGGAACGACAACATTGAAAGAATCGTTTTTTGCTCATGTACCTCAAGGTTTACCTTTTGATGAGCAGGGGAGAGGAGCCGGTCCCTTTCAGATGTTGAAACCACTCCCGATGACGGCATTAGTCTTGGAGTGCGGTTTTGTCGGAAACAACAGCGATGAGCAAATTTTAATGAGAGCTGATAAACGTAACGCTGTGGCTGAAGGGGTTGCCGCAGGAATTGTTGGCGCGCTGACTGGAAAGAGGAAGAGCTAA
- the miaA gene encoding tRNA (adenosine(37)-N6)-dimethylallyltransferase MiaA, with protein sequence MTSGSILVLVGATGTGKTAASLALAEDFQGAVVNLDSRQIYRDLPLVTAQPSPQEQAVCPHFLYGHMELESKVTAGIFVEEARRAVESVFSMGRTPILVGGTGMYLRALLNGLAPIPPIGTAAKERVIDLWEHARSLMPETPGRVLHEKLHEIDPAFANRIHFNDKQRLSRAFEVFFETGKPLTEWHQQTAPEGPRLNALILGIDTDLVELKPRLARRIDLMLEAGALDEMQRALLKAGRRDVPAFTGIGCPELLAYLDGDIDLDEAKRRWLKNTRAYAKRQLTWFRIQEHIDWFPKDDVDGLRLCAREWMCSAQEKRLFHPLQPLAK encoded by the coding sequence ATGACTTCTGGATCTATCCTTGTACTCGTCGGTGCTACGGGGACAGGAAAAACCGCGGCTTCACTCGCTTTGGCTGAAGACTTTCAGGGAGCTGTCGTCAATCTCGATTCTCGTCAGATTTATCGTGATCTTCCTCTTGTTACGGCTCAACCGAGCCCGCAAGAACAGGCCGTATGCCCGCATTTCCTGTATGGTCACATGGAGCTGGAAAGTAAAGTAACGGCTGGAATTTTTGTTGAAGAAGCCCGACGAGCCGTGGAATCGGTTTTTTCCATGGGACGGACCCCCATCCTTGTCGGTGGTACAGGGATGTATCTGCGTGCTCTGTTGAATGGGTTGGCACCGATTCCCCCAATTGGAACGGCGGCAAAAGAGCGTGTGATTGATTTATGGGAACATGCACGCTCCTTAATGCCGGAGACCCCAGGGCGAGTGCTTCATGAAAAACTTCATGAAATTGACCCTGCATTTGCCAACCGTATTCATTTTAATGATAAACAGAGATTGAGCCGTGCGTTTGAAGTGTTTTTTGAAACCGGTAAACCTCTCACCGAATGGCATCAACAGACCGCCCCGGAAGGACCACGCCTGAATGCCTTGATATTAGGTATCGATACAGATCTTGTTGAACTCAAGCCTCGCTTGGCAAGACGCATTGATCTGATGCTTGAAGCTGGAGCGTTGGATGAAATGCAACGAGCACTTCTCAAAGCAGGACGACGTGATGTGCCGGCTTTTACGGGAATTGGATGCCCTGAGCTTCTTGCATATTTGGATGGGGATATCGATTTGGACGAAGCCAAGCGGCGTTGGCTAAAAAATACCCGTGCTTATGCGAAACGCCAACTGACATGGTTCCGTATTCAAGAACATATCGATTGGTTTCCAAAAGACGATGTGGATGGATTGCGCCTTTGTGCTCGGGAGTGGATGTGTTCAGCTCAAGAAAAAAGATTATTCCATCCTCTGCAACCACTTGCAAAATAA
- the coaD gene encoding pantetheine-phosphate adenylyltransferase, which translates to MAKHGCVAVYPGSFDPLTNGHVSLVKRALNIYDSVIVSVARNSQKKPLFTVQERVEMAAEVFADEPAVMVESFEGLLVDYVKRRKTNVILRGLRAVSDFEYEFQMALMNRKLERTVETVFLMTDFRWLYISSTIIKEAARLGGDVTELVPALVVERLQEKYGVVPLPKTS; encoded by the coding sequence ATGGCAAAACACGGTTGCGTAGCCGTCTATCCTGGATCATTTGATCCTTTGACGAATGGACACGTCAGTTTGGTGAAACGCGCCTTGAATATTTATGATTCCGTTATCGTCTCTGTAGCAAGAAATTCCCAAAAAAAACCGCTTTTTACTGTTCAAGAACGTGTTGAAATGGCAGCAGAAGTTTTTGCGGATGAGCCGGCGGTTATGGTTGAATCGTTTGAGGGGCTTTTAGTGGACTATGTCAAACGTCGGAAAACGAACGTTATCCTTCGTGGGCTTCGTGCTGTTTCTGACTTTGAATATGAGTTCCAGATGGCACTCATGAACAGAAAGCTTGAACGTACGGTTGAAACCGTTTTTCTTATGACGGATTTTCGTTGGCTTTACATTAGTTCTACCATCATTAAAGAAGCTGCCAGGCTGGGCGGGGATGTCACAGAACTTGTGCCTGCTCTTGTTGTGGAGCGTCTTCAAGAAAAATACGGGGTTGTCCCTTTGCCCAAAACATCATGA
- the rsmD gene encoding 16S rRNA (guanine(966)-N(2))-methyltransferase RsmD: MRIISGRFKGRQLKTLDIAGVRPAMARVRESIFSMLIARGLCFEDSLVLDLFAGTGSLAFEAVSRGAKSATVVERNKRLAGLLRDNARTLGLPPREFSVVCGDVTTFVDRCQNGFDLIFIDPPYGRDDLPGVLDLCAKRGCIAPNGIVVAEVERNVRVGSFEVPAGLELETDREYGQTRILLWQNTVA, encoded by the coding sequence ATGCGAATCATCAGCGGTCGTTTCAAAGGCCGACAACTGAAAACACTCGATATTGCCGGCGTACGACCGGCTATGGCTCGGGTTCGTGAGTCGATTTTTTCCATGCTCATTGCTCGTGGCCTGTGTTTTGAGGATAGTCTTGTCCTTGATCTTTTTGCGGGGACAGGGTCACTTGCTTTCGAGGCCGTGAGCCGTGGAGCAAAAAGTGCGACGGTTGTGGAACGCAATAAACGTCTTGCCGGACTGTTACGGGACAATGCCCGTACACTTGGCTTGCCCCCGCGCGAATTTTCCGTTGTTTGTGGTGATGTCACCACATTTGTTGATCGATGTCAGAACGGTTTTGACTTGATTTTCATTGATCCACCCTATGGCCGTGATGACTTACCCGGTGTTCTTGATCTGTGCGCAAAGCGAGGTTGTATTGCACCGAATGGAATCGTTGTCGCTGAGGTGGAACGAAATGTAAGAGTAGGCAGTTTCGAAGTTCCTGCCGGGCTCGAGTTAGAAACCGACCGTGAATACGGTCAAACAAGGATTCTCTTATGGCAAAACACGGTTGCGTAG
- a CDS encoding acyltransferase family protein, which yields MSTRRRIDRVTSHRIDVLKIALVFFVIMIHAEKGLIVYVKDYPPAVWFTASIWGHHLCRVAVPLFFIISSYLFFSTWTFTRDSYVKTVIKKTKTVLFPYLLFNTLLVLSIMAFGKIPYIGNQAYLTDRGIWDLFLGIHGKPINYTLWFLRDLYIFFLAAPLFLGFFRVTKVWGIILVFIFWTQHPAPYLTLDASGVFFFYCGCVLAKKDVDLDGLSQYGTWIVVGYILMLSLGVWLEADSISPEWYYPQHCLELISGVGALWALSRLPWVCNNAILLRAAPFSFFVYLIHEPILSLFIYYSRFIFLPFNPLTDIVYYFGISIITFCTALGTGRLLARYSPNTYALLTGLRRPSTQA from the coding sequence ATGAGTACTCGTCGTCGTATTGATAGAGTGACGTCGCATCGTATCGACGTGCTCAAAATCGCTCTTGTCTTCTTCGTCATTATGATTCACGCGGAAAAGGGGCTTATCGTCTATGTGAAAGACTATCCGCCTGCAGTCTGGTTCACCGCGTCAATTTGGGGACATCATCTTTGCCGTGTGGCTGTTCCCTTATTTTTTATTATTTCCTCATATCTTTTCTTTTCGACGTGGACATTTACCAGGGATTCATATGTCAAGACAGTGATAAAAAAGACGAAAACCGTTCTTTTTCCCTATCTCTTGTTTAACACGCTCCTTGTTTTGAGCATTATGGCGTTTGGAAAAATTCCATATATTGGGAACCAGGCGTATTTGACAGATCGAGGGATTTGGGATCTTTTCCTCGGGATTCATGGGAAACCGATCAATTACACTTTATGGTTCTTGCGAGACCTGTATATCTTTTTTCTCGCCGCCCCTCTGTTTTTAGGCTTCTTTCGTGTGACCAAAGTATGGGGCATTATCCTTGTATTCATTTTTTGGACACAGCACCCAGCTCCTTATTTGACGCTTGATGCTTCAGGCGTATTTTTCTTTTATTGCGGGTGTGTTCTGGCCAAAAAAGACGTGGATCTCGATGGGCTTTCACAATATGGCACGTGGATTGTCGTAGGGTATATTCTGATGCTTAGTCTCGGTGTATGGCTAGAGGCAGACAGCATATCTCCCGAGTGGTATTATCCTCAACATTGTCTGGAACTCATTAGTGGAGTGGGGGCTTTGTGGGCGCTTTCTCGCTTGCCTTGGGTGTGCAATAATGCCATTTTGCTGCGGGCCGCTCCGTTTTCATTTTTTGTATATTTAATTCATGAGCCCATTTTGTCGCTTTTTATATATTATAGTCGCTTTATTTTTCTTCCATTCAATCCGCTTACGGACATTGTGTATTATTTTGGAATCAGTATCATAACTTTCTGTACAGCTCTCGGGACGGGGCGGCTTTTGGCACGCTACAGCCCAAACACATACGCACTGTTGACAGGACTCAGGCGTCCTTCGACACAGGCATAA
- the fusA gene encoding elongation factor G, translating to MATKKGQSQNALSMIRNIGIIAHIDAGKTTLSERILYYSKRIHRMGEVHEGTATMDFMPEEQERGITIASACTACIWGDHRINIIDTPGHVDFTIEVERALRVLDGAVGVFCAVSGVEPQSETVWRQSQKYGVPKLAFINKMDRLGADFEKAVAALRDRLHANPLALQIPVGQGQDFEGIIDLVHMKRLRFDAEDMGETYSLHDLDENEAALAQPWRDALLEAIAESDDSLLELYVAGEDISTATIQSTIRGLTLSNTVVPVLCGSALKNIGVQPVLDAVCAYLPSPADREHVTGIDPKTHEEITIPISAKEPLTALAFKVTLETGRKLVLMRIYSGKLEAGQDVYNVTQEKVERVARLFHLHADHKEKLDVAYAGDIIAAAGMRFAKTGDTLTYVDRPVVLETISGYKPVISLAIEPRNTDEANKLLAAMEKYLLEDPTLTLVNDEETGQIVLSGMGELHLEVVLDRLRREYKLEPRAGNPQVVYQETILTTGRGKGLFHRELGEQLHHGHVVVEVSPLPRDGGQDIVFEVDIDLWPPKWIDAVSDGIDDALQSGPIKGFPVQDVRVRVVELERLEGQSTEVGFRMAAHLAVKDGLQNAGLRLMEPLMDVEISVPEEFVGEIIGLLGTKGAKIENMFDRGGIKIVKSLTPLRSLFGFSTQMRSATQGRAGMVMKFSRFDVLD from the coding sequence ATGGCTACGAAAAAAGGACAAAGCCAGAACGCCTTGTCCATGATTCGCAATATCGGCATCATTGCGCATATCGATGCAGGAAAGACAACGCTTTCCGAACGTATCCTGTACTACAGTAAGCGTATCCATCGTATGGGAGAGGTCCACGAAGGAACGGCCACAATGGACTTTATGCCAGAAGAGCAAGAGCGTGGGATTACCATCGCTTCGGCTTGTACGGCATGTATTTGGGGCGACCATCGTATCAATATTATAGATACACCGGGCCATGTCGATTTCACGATAGAAGTCGAACGCGCTTTGCGGGTGCTGGATGGCGCTGTCGGCGTCTTTTGTGCAGTTTCCGGCGTCGAACCGCAATCCGAGACTGTCTGGCGGCAATCGCAAAAATACGGAGTCCCGAAACTCGCGTTTATTAACAAAATGGACCGTCTTGGGGCAGACTTTGAAAAAGCTGTTGCGGCGTTACGTGACAGACTGCATGCCAATCCGCTTGCCTTGCAGATTCCTGTCGGTCAGGGGCAAGATTTTGAAGGTATTATTGATCTTGTACATATGAAACGTTTGCGTTTCGATGCGGAGGATATGGGAGAAACTTATTCTCTTCACGATCTTGACGAAAATGAAGCTGCTTTGGCTCAACCCTGGCGTGATGCCTTGCTGGAAGCCATTGCCGAAAGTGATGACAGCTTGCTTGAGTTGTACGTTGCAGGAGAAGACATTTCGACAGCAACGATACAGTCGACAATTCGAGGGCTGACATTGTCGAATACCGTTGTTCCGGTTTTATGCGGTTCTGCACTGAAAAACATTGGCGTTCAACCCGTACTCGACGCCGTATGTGCCTATCTGCCCAGTCCTGCTGATAGAGAACATGTGACGGGGATTGATCCTAAAACACATGAAGAAATTACGATTCCTATCAGTGCAAAGGAGCCGCTGACCGCACTTGCCTTTAAAGTCACTTTGGAAACCGGACGCAAGTTGGTTCTTATGCGTATTTATTCCGGGAAACTCGAAGCTGGACAGGATGTTTACAACGTCACCCAAGAAAAAGTGGAGCGAGTTGCTCGATTGTTTCACCTGCACGCTGATCATAAAGAAAAACTCGATGTCGCGTATGCCGGTGACATCATTGCAGCAGCCGGAATGCGCTTTGCGAAAACCGGAGATACTCTGACTTATGTTGATCGGCCTGTCGTACTTGAAACGATTTCTGGCTATAAGCCAGTGATATCTCTCGCTATTGAGCCGCGGAATACGGATGAAGCCAACAAACTCTTGGCGGCGATGGAAAAGTATTTGCTTGAAGACCCGACGCTGACATTGGTGAACGACGAGGAAACTGGACAAATTGTTCTCTCAGGAATGGGAGAACTCCACCTTGAAGTGGTGCTGGACAGATTACGGCGTGAATATAAACTGGAACCACGCGCCGGAAATCCTCAAGTTGTCTATCAGGAAACAATACTCACTACAGGTCGTGGAAAGGGACTCTTTCACAGAGAGTTGGGCGAACAGTTGCACCATGGGCATGTGGTCGTGGAAGTGTCTCCACTGCCTCGAGATGGTGGGCAAGATATTGTTTTTGAAGTCGATATTGATCTTTGGCCGCCTAAATGGATTGATGCCGTGTCCGATGGTATTGATGATGCCTTGCAAAGTGGTCCCATTAAAGGATTTCCTGTTCAGGATGTTCGTGTTCGTGTTGTGGAGCTTGAGCGCCTTGAAGGGCAATCAACGGAAGTGGGGTTTCGTATGGCCGCGCACCTTGCCGTGAAAGACGGGCTTCAAAACGCAGGATTGCGCCTTATGGAACCCTTGATGGATGTGGAGATTTCTGTTCCCGAAGAGTTCGTTGGAGAAATTATCGGGCTACTCGGGACAAAGGGAGCCAAAATCGAAAATATGTTCGATCGTGGCGGAATCAAAATAGTGAAATCATTGACACCTTTACGCAGTCTCTTTGGGTTTTCCACGCAAATGCGTTCTGCAACCCAAGGACGAGCTGGTATGGTCATGAAGTTTTCTCGCTTTGATGTGTTGGACTGA